One genomic region from Jilunia laotingensis encodes:
- a CDS encoding tetratricopeptide repeat protein, with product MNLCINTKPCNLVNKSYGVKYFLIVLFFSLAQICSASKNDNRLAILSEVSSSIKEYTNIPFAQNIRLKLDSIIKAGHYDEDGFVRVISAVGELYHKEGKLTKAIELYQKVVVYYEQKNNPTQEEIHSLIHFYIPLGASHEELGLWKDAMPYYLKALSLSEKYGIDEYKAMIYNNIGVVYYNQNKLEKSKDYMLKAIDMNMRNNNRKELFNNYNNLAGIYLQTKDENKALDYALQALQLLDKQKDADLYYCMQTNIANLYYIKKDYSLAISYSKNAMFYQEAFGFGSDLIQTYKLYSDICDKIGQKDSSFIYLQKALKASQALENKRMESDIRRNLADFYRKNNNFKKAYEALNLSLIQAHSIFKEDNDQKADNIERLYLAENKIRENELLVKDVSLQKLMANRLWIIMLTCILCLVVVALLLIYHFKNKERQRKIEAELVEHQKQLFEKEKKMQVQKEEDLKCILDQRNKELTSYTLSMMKTNEFISDVNEEFKQVLHELNPRDQEQKAHMQKIQVKLQRQSSTNDWDEFRCYFEQVHPSFYQKLEQNYPNLTIKEKRLCAFLRLGLSPKDIANITFKEVRSVETVRNRLRKKLGIDNDEKLIEFLSQI from the coding sequence AAGAATGATAATCGTTTGGCAATCTTAAGCGAAGTTTCATCATCAATAAAGGAATATACTAATATCCCCTTTGCACAAAATATACGTTTAAAATTAGATTCGATTATCAAAGCTGGACATTATGATGAAGATGGTTTTGTCAGGGTGATCAGTGCTGTTGGAGAGTTATACCATAAGGAGGGTAAATTGACCAAAGCTATAGAATTGTATCAAAAAGTAGTGGTATACTATGAACAAAAGAATAATCCCACACAAGAAGAAATACATTCCCTAATACATTTTTATATACCTTTAGGGGCTTCACATGAAGAACTCGGACTATGGAAAGATGCCATGCCTTACTACCTGAAAGCGCTTTCTTTATCCGAGAAATATGGTATAGATGAGTATAAAGCTATGATATACAATAATATCGGTGTGGTTTATTATAATCAAAATAAATTAGAGAAGTCCAAGGATTATATGTTGAAAGCGATAGATATGAATATGCGGAATAATAATAGAAAGGAGCTTTTCAATAACTATAATAATTTGGCAGGCATCTATTTACAAACTAAAGATGAAAACAAAGCTTTGGATTATGCTTTGCAAGCCTTACAATTATTAGATAAGCAGAAAGATGCGGATTTATATTATTGTATGCAAACCAATATAGCTAATTTATATTACATAAAAAAAGATTATTCTTTGGCAATAAGTTATTCAAAAAACGCAATGTTTTATCAGGAAGCATTTGGCTTTGGCTCCGATCTCATACAAACTTATAAACTTTATTCTGATATATGTGATAAAATAGGGCAAAAAGACTCGTCATTCATCTATTTGCAGAAAGCACTTAAAGCATCTCAAGCACTCGAAAATAAGCGAATGGAAAGTGATATCCGGCGTAATCTGGCTGACTTTTACCGCAAAAACAATAATTTTAAAAAAGCCTATGAAGCATTGAACCTTTCGCTTATTCAAGCGCATTCAATATTCAAAGAAGATAATGATCAAAAGGCTGATAATATAGAGCGATTATACCTCGCTGAGAACAAAATACGGGAGAATGAATTATTGGTGAAAGATGTTTCTTTGCAAAAGCTCATGGCAAATCGTTTATGGATCATAATGTTGACCTGTATCCTGTGTCTTGTCGTAGTGGCCCTACTATTAATTTATCATTTTAAAAATAAAGAAAGGCAACGAAAAATCGAGGCGGAATTAGTTGAACATCAAAAGCAACTTTTTGAGAAAGAGAAAAAGATGCAAGTTCAGAAAGAAGAGGATTTGAAATGTATACTTGACCAACGAAATAAAGAATTGACTTCTTACACTTTGTCCATGATGAAGACAAATGAGTTTATTTCCGATGTGAATGAAGAGTTCAAACAAGTTCTTCATGAATTAAATCCGAGAGATCAAGAACAGAAAGCTCATATGCAAAAAATACAAGTTAAACTGCAACGGCAAAGTTCAACGAATGATTGGGATGAATTCCGCTGCTATTTTGAGCAAGTCCACCCTTCTTTTTATCAAAAGTTAGAGCAGAACTATCCCAATCTGACAATAAAAGAAAAGCGGCTTTGTGCATTTCTACGATTGGGGCTTTCTCCAAAAGACATTGCCAATATAACCTTTAAAGAGGTGAGAAGCGTGGAAACGGTACGTAATCGTTTACGCAAGAAATTGGGTATAGATAATGATGAGAAATTGATAGAGTTTTTATCTCAAATCTAG